In Coleofasciculus chthonoplastes PCC 7420, a single genomic region encodes these proteins:
- a CDS encoding glycosyltransferase family 2 protein translates to MTDSLSFKDYQEPITPSNSLALSVVVPIYNEVASIPHLVDSVATSLSANQFAYEIVCVDDGSQDGSTELLLELARSRSDLRAVILRRNYGQTAAMSAGFKHAQARVIVMIDGDLQNDPADIPALLAKIEEGYDLVSGWRKERQDAALTRLLPSKIANWLIGKVTGVKLHDYGCSLKAYRSELVADMNLYGELHRFLPALAYIEGARISEIPVRHHARRYGTSKYGLGRTFRVVMDLLTVFFMKKFLTRPMHVFGLFGLLSFGVGLLLGLYLTLLKLGFGQQIGDRPLLILAVVLLLAGVQLFSFGLLAEVLMRTYHESQGRPIYRVREVVGRNYE, encoded by the coding sequence ATGACAGATTCATTATCCTTTAAGGACTATCAAGAACCGATCACCCCATCAAATTCACTAGCGTTATCGGTCGTTGTCCCTATTTACAATGAAGTCGCTAGTATACCCCACCTGGTTGACTCTGTAGCAACCAGTTTAAGTGCCAATCAGTTTGCCTACGAAATCGTCTGTGTCGATGATGGTTCTCAGGATGGTTCCACCGAACTCCTCCTCGAATTAGCACGCAGCCGCTCAGACTTAAGAGCGGTGATTCTCCGCCGAAATTACGGTCAAACCGCCGCCATGTCAGCCGGATTTAAACATGCTCAAGCTCGCGTTATTGTGATGATAGATGGTGATTTACAAAATGATCCGGCTGATATTCCCGCCTTACTCGCCAAAATAGAAGAAGGGTATGATTTAGTCAGTGGTTGGCGCAAAGAACGACAAGATGCGGCTTTAACTCGACTCCTCCCCTCTAAAATTGCCAATTGGTTAATTGGGAAAGTGACTGGCGTCAAATTACATGACTATGGGTGTTCCCTTAAAGCCTACCGTTCTGAACTGGTGGCGGATATGAATCTCTATGGCGAGTTACATCGATTTCTGCCAGCATTAGCTTACATTGAGGGAGCCAGAATTAGTGAAATTCCCGTGCGACATCATGCCCGTCGTTATGGTACAAGTAAGTATGGATTGGGGCGAACCTTTCGTGTGGTGATGGATTTATTGACTGTATTTTTTATGAAAAAATTTCTCACTCGCCCCATGCATGTCTTTGGACTATTTGGCTTGCTTTCCTTCGGTGTCGGATTGTTATTAGGACTGTATTTAACCCTACTTAAACTCGGTTTTGGACAGCAGATTGGTGACCGACCTTTGCTGATTTTAGCTGTTGTTCTGTTATTAGCAGGCGTCCAGTTATTTAGCTTTGGTCTGTTAGCAGAAGTGTTAATGCGAACCTATCACGAGTCCCAAGGGCGACCAATCTATCGAGTGCGGGAGGTGGTTGGCAGGAATTATGAATGA